The window CAGAAACGAGTCGGCGTATCAGATTTTTGCCAACAAATCCAGATCCTCCAGTTACAAATATGTTCACGATTCCAACACTCCTCTATTCATAGCTCATCATATTTAACCTTTATTGAGATAAGTGCTATAATAATTCTAAAAGGAAACTATACCATTCGGTATAACTATAACAATTAGTATAGTTATTGGTCAAGGGGGGAACAAATATGCCTAAACCAAAGACGGATTCGCGTGATCGGTTAATCGAGACAGCATCCCGATTATTTCAACAACAGGGCTATCAGGGGACAGGTTTATCGCAAATTGTTGAGGAGAGTGGTGCTCCGCGCGGATCGGTGTATTTTTTGTTTCCAGGTGGTAAAGAAGAACTCGCCATCGAAGCCATAAAACAATCCACATCATTGGTTCGTAAACAAATTGAAATAGCAGCTAGCAATTGTCATACGGTTGAAGAATGGATCCGTCGTCTGGCATCTCATTTTATTCAAGATTTAGAAGAATCGGATTATTTACGGGGCTGTCCGATAACAACAGTGACATTGGAATCAGTTCCGGATTCTCCGGCTTTACAAAAGGTTTGTCGGCAAGCATATGAAAGTTGGCTCGAGGACATCACTGGCTTCCTTGTTCAATTTAATTTCGAAAAGGATACTGCCTACGAGCTTTCTGTATTTTTGCTCAGTGCAGTCGAAGGGGCACTTATTCTATGCCGCGCAAAAGGTTCAACGGAACCTCTTGTGATCGCCATCAAATTCATCATCGAAATGGTTAAAGCAAAGCAAAATGGAATACTCAGTGATTTCATTAATGGAGAATAAGGGAGTTTGCGGATTAAATCCAGACCCCTAGACAGCGCGCTGAACCGTATCATATTTAGAGCGAAATTTCGAAAATCAGCAGTGATAGCGTTTTTAAATCAGAAAACAAAGGGCGTCCAGTAGGGCGCCCTTTACATTTCGCATATATATACCATAACGCTGAAGGAGAAGTTTCTCTGCGCAACCCCGCGAAGAAAAATTAGCGGAATTGTGAAGATCTCACAGCCGCATCGACGTTACATCGCCCCGACCAGGTCCTATATAATTTCAGGCAGGGGGACTGCATCGATGAACGATATATGGCTCATTACCGATGGGAGTTCCTCTCCGTATTGAGCTTGCGGCAGTACTCGACGGTTTGATCTGATTGGCTTTTGGGACGCGGGCGCCATTCTGAGGAACGGCTCGAACATCTCGAGCCTCACGATCGCAGCTTCGATATGGGTAGTAGCGCGGTCGGACTCTGCACAATCGCCGCTATCGCGAGGTTAAGATACAGGTGGAGTACCGTCCGGGCAATCTGGGCGCCATCATCAGCAGGCAGGCTGTCGGCTATGACATTCAAATCGACAAAGTCAAGTCGATCATGAGCATGAGGACTTCTCGGGAGGAACTGAGCGGCCTGTCAGTACTTTCCGCTTTCACCTGAAAAACGTCCGCGACCAGTCGCTTGTCCAGACTATGGAAGAGATGGATGCTACCGCAGCTCTCATCAGTTGGGAATTTGATACATCGATGCCGTCCCATCCGAACAAACAAAACGATTTACTTCGTTATCATTGAAGGAGTTGTACTCATGCGCATTTACATCATTAGGCACGCCGATCCGGACTACGAGAACGACACTATCACTCCTCGTGGGCACCTGGAGGCAAAAGCGCTGGCACAGCGGATGCTCCGGGAAAACATCGACAGCATCTACTGCTCTCCCTTGCAGAGAGCTCAGCACACGATGAACTATACCCGAGAATTGATAGGCTTACCGTTCGAAACGCAAGACTGGTTGGCCGAGATTCAGAACTGGCAAACGCTCGATACTAAGGGCCGCCCTATCCCGGCCTGGAATGTGGATGGAGAAATTATACGCGGCCGGATGCCGCTGTTGACGAGCGACAATTTTCATGAGGCTGAGCCTTTCTCTAACCCGGCCATCCGCCAGGGTTTCGCAGAAATCCGGTCCCATTCGGACCGCTTTATGGAGGAAATGGGTTTCCGCAGGGAAGGAGGGCGGTACCGTATTCTGAAGCCGAACGAGCGCAAAATTGCTGTTTTCTGCCATATGGGTTTTGCCCTCGCATGGCTTGCACACCTGCTGGAAATGCCGCTTCCGCTGCTGTGGTCTGGATTTTGGCTGGCGCCTAGCTCGGTGACGACGATTCTAATGGATACCCGTTCCGAGCAGTGGGCGGTACCCCGCTGCCTGGGCATCGGTGACGTTTCCCACCTTTATGACACCAAACTGCCGGTCAGCAGGCAAGGCATCATTGCGAATTTTTACTGATTCTTTAAAGCAAAACTTAAGAAACTTGCGTTATAATAAAAACAACCGCTGATAATAACTCTTTCATAACGGTAAGGAAAGGATGAGGACTTTGAGCGGAAAACCTTATTATCCCGCAAATTTCGTAACTCCCAAAAACCGGCCTCCGGGCGTTCTTGCGACGGAATTCTACCGTAAGGAGCACGGTTACTTCTGTCATCGTCCCAAAGGAACGCGGGACTGGCTGATCATGTACACCGTTTCCGGCACTGGTATTGTCGAAAGCGCTTCCCATGCGTACGAATGCAAGTACGGCGACGTCGTACTGATCGCTCCCGGAACGCCGCAGGAATTTTACACCGCTGAAAACAGCATATGGGAGAAAATGTGGTGTCATTTCACGCCGCGGCCGAGCTTCTACAGTTGGCTGTCCTTCACCGAGAATGTGGGTGGCGTTCTCTATTTGCGGCTGGACGAGTCCTCTGTCCGGGACAATGTGCACAAAGCTTTCGAACGATTGCTGCATCACAACCAGTCTGGCGGACCAATGTCGGAAGAATTGGCCGTGAATGCCCTAGAAGAAATCATATTGCTGCTCTCCAAGCATCAGAGGGAGAAAGAGCAAGCTGTGCTGGATCCGCGGATTCAGGAAGTCGTTCAATTTCTGATGCAAAATTACGCGCAGCAAATCCAGCTGAACGACCTTGCCCAAATGGTATGCTTGTCCCCGTCGAGATTGACGCATTTGTTCAAGGAGCAGGTCGGCCGCTCGATCACGGACATCCTCCAGAAGCATCGGCTGAAGCAGGCGGCTAGGCTCCTTCTATCCACGAATAAATCGATTCTGGATATATGCACGGAAGTCGGCTTCAATTCGCCGGCATTCTTTACCCGGAAGTTCATGTCATTCTATGGCACAAGCCCCGGCATGTACCGGAAACAGAACAAGTTGGAAGGGATGAAAGAGAGCTCGTTAGCATAGCCGAATCGATGTGTAACAAGAAAAATCATTCAGGCTTCAGCCTGAATGATTTTTTATTTGTGCGCAATATTCCTATGTTTACAGCGATTTAACACGCTTTTTACCATCCGTTTACAAAGCCGTAAGAGTCAGCAGAATCGTACAGGTTAATAGCGGATTCGTCACTTACTTGACTCATATCTCGTTGTTACAATGAACCTATATCAATCAGGCATGCAGATTGATTTTCCAGTGAAACATGCGAGGAGGGTTATTCAAGTTCCTTACCATGTAAACGCCTTATTGGAATGCAATCAAATGTACAACGGTTGAACCATTTCGAATTACGAGGGGGAATACATGAGTCATGAAAAAATACGGTCATTTAATGTTATCGGTCATCATGCTTATCGGCGTTATTCTGTCAGGTTGCACGAAGGAAGAAAATTCCGGAAATGCTGCCTCGGAGCCGAAGAAGGACGGGTCAGCGGCGCCGCCGCAGCAAGTGACGATCACGATGTGGAACCGCCTGGGGAAAACCACGTTTGACAGCGTGATCGCAGGATTCCAGCAGAAGTATCCGAATATTATGGTGAAGCTGGAAAATATGCCAGAAGGAGGCGGCGATGTTGCACAATTCCAGGCGGCGATCAACGGCAACGAATTACCCGACGTCTTCGTCCGCCCGACCGGGTATACGATCTCGCAGCTGGTCAAGCTGGGCAAAGTCCACAGCCTCAATGAGGTGTTCCCTGCGAACACCCACGGCAATTATACGGACGGCACGTTCGCGGAAGGCTACGGCAGCATCGGAGGAACCGTCTACACGTTCCCATTGTATTCTTCCCTGCACGGTGCGCTGATGATGTATTACAACAAAAAAGTACTTGGAGGTCTAGGCTACACGGAAGCGGACATTCCCAAATCATGGGACGAGTTCATCACGTTCGGGAAAGAGCTCAACAAGAAATCCGGCGGCAAAACGTACGCGCTGGCTTTCGGCGCAGCGACAAACTATTTGTCTACGTTCCTGCTGAACCAGCTTTCGGCACCGATTACGCCGGAATCCGGATTTAACTACAAGACGGGTCAATACAACTACAACACGCAGGGATATATCGAAACGATGCAATACTTAAAGAAGGCTTATGACCAGAAAGTGCTGCATCCCGCCACGATCGATGCGGATACAGGTAAAGCATACTCATTGATCAAAACAGGCGAAGCCGCCTTCATGATCGGGGGCAACTGGAGCGGCGATTACCTGAGCTCGGATGACAAAGGCGGCGCCGAACCCTTCACGGCCAAGGATTGGGGAGTCGTACCTATCCCGTCCAAAAACGGCGGTCCGCAGTTTCAATATTTCGAAGGCGGTTCCGGTGAAAGCCTATACGTTTCGAAAGAAACGAAGCACTGGCCGGAAGTGAAGACCTTCCTTGAGTATCTGAACGAGAATATGTATGCCGAAGTGGTCAAATCCGGTCAAACGCTGCCTTCCAAAAAAATCGAACTGGTTAAAGGTGCAGAGCCGCGGTTCGAGCAATATAAAAAAATCTCTCAAATGATGGTGGAATTCAAGCGACTGACGCCGACCGTCTACAAGAAGAATCCCGCCGCAACTGAAGTGATGTCGCAATACAGAGGCTACGCGCCGAAAGAGAACATCGGCACGATCTTCCTCGGTTACCTCCAAGGCCAGCTCAAGGATTTAGAGAAACCACTCCAAAAGCTGACCGAAGATAACAACAACGCGCTGAAACGCGCCATCGGCGGATCCGGCGGTGCCGTGAAGCCGGAAGACTTTATTTTCTCGGATTGGGTGCCGGGGGAAAACTACAAGAAGTAACGACTAACAAGACAAAAAAGAGCCACGGCTTCTCGCAACCTTAAGCTGCCCGGGATACTGCGGGCAGCCGTGTTTTTCTTTTTTCGGGAGAATCAGGAGGGATTGCATGCGGACCGGGAATACACGAACAAAAATCAATCCGCAGCTTCGCCGTAAGTATATTTGGGCCTACATTTTTATATTGCCCCAGTTACTTTATTTTTTGCTTGCGTCCATGTATCCGATCGTGATGAGCTACGTCTATTCCTTCTACGAATGGGACGGTCTGGGGCCGCTCGTCAACTTCGTGGGCTTCGCCAATTACGCCGAGCTGCTTCGCGACGACATGTTCTGGAACAGCTTTTACAACGCCTTGATCTACGGGGTTTCTGCCACGGCGCTGACGATTGTCGTTTCGTTCCTGCTGGCGCTCGTGCTGAATGACGCCTCCATGAAGGGGAGATCGATCTACCGCACGCTCTATTTCCTGCCGGTCGTGACCGTTTCGTCGATCATCGGCATTATCATGAACAACATATTCGGGATTCAAGGCTTTGCAAACCAGTTTCTGCAAAGTCTCGGCTGGATCGACGAGCCGATCCGGTTTTGGCTGGACCCTGTGCTGGCGATGATCATGCTCATTCTGGTCGGTTCGTGGAAGCATATCGGTGTCGTGATGATTTACTGGTTGGCGGGATTGCAAATGATTCCGGCTGATTTGTACGAAGCCGCAAAAATGGACGGGGCGGGCTATTGGAAGATGCTGATGAAGATTACACTGCCGCTTCTGAAGCCGGTATCGGCGACCATTCTTCTCTTGACCTTCGGAGGCAGCCTGCATGTTTTCGACCTGGTCAAAACGTTAACCGACGGCGGCCCCTATCATCATACGGAAACAATCGAGTTGTTCATCTACCAGTACGCGTTTGCCACCCAGTTTGGAGGCGCTAGAGTCGGTTACGCTTCGGCCGCCGGCGTATATCTCGGATTGTTCGTGTTGCTGATCAGCTTGTTCTTCGGTTGGCTGGGCATGAAAGCGGGAGGCGACGGCAAGAAGAGCAAACTCGCCGGAAGAGGAGGAGAAGCATGACAAGCTCCAAAACGGCACGCGCGATCATTCACTTCTTGTTGATCGCCGTCGGTATTGTCTGGATCTATCCGTTCGTGTGGATGGTGTCGTCCTCGCTGAAAGACAACGTCACATTTTATAAAGCTGCCATCAATCCAATCCCTGAGGTGTTCATGTGGGAGAACTACTCTCGGGCATGGGATGTGGCGAACATCTCCCAGTATTTCGTGAACTCTGTCGTCATTACATTGTCGACCGTCGTGATCGTGGTGATATTAAGCTGTCTGACGGGCTATGCGCTCGGAACGGTGGCGTTTCCGGGACGGACGGCGATGATCGGATTTATCGTGTCGCTGCAGTTCATTCCGAAAGGCTACACGATCATTCCGCTGTACCAGCTCGTCAAGTTTTTGGGGATCAAGGACTCGTATCTTGGCCTGATTTTTGCGGAGTCGTCAGGTGCGCATGTCTTGTTCATCCTGCTGTTCGCCGCCTTTTTCTCCAGATTTCCGAAAGAAATCGAGGAGTCAGCGCTCATTGACGGTGCAGGTTTCGTGAAGACGTTCGCGCGCGTGGCGATGCCGAACTCGATGCCTATTGTCGCGACTGCGGCGATCATGCAATTCATCTGGACATGGAGCTCGTTCCTGACTCCGCTGGTGCTGACCATTACGAAGCCTGGACTGAAGACGCTGGCGGTCGGCATGCTGTCCTTTACAGAATTGTACGGCACCGACTGGACCGGGATGGCCGCCGGGGCGACGATCTCTCTCGTTCCCGTCATACTTGTGTTCATTTTCATGCAGCGTTATTTCTACGAGGGGATTTCGGGAGCTGTCAAAAGCTAGAAGAGAAAGCTTGAGCATGAGGGGAAACGATGAACGCGAGTTGCAATAGAACCATTTCGCTTGGAAAAGGCAGCACCCTGTTCGTGACGTCCCTTCAGCTTGCTTAATACATTCGGTAACATTCATTCACATCATTTGGGAGGCATATACGTATGAATATTTCCAACTCGTTGAACGTTTTCGAAATCCATCATCCGATCGAGCAGCAAATTCGCAGATGCAAGGAAGCGGGCTTCCTCTCGCTGGATTTCAATTATTGGGATTATCAGGAGATTGTCGCAAAAATGACCTGGCAAGAGGAGGAGGCGTGGGCGAGAAACATCCGAGCAGCTGCCGATGCTCACGGGGTGCGCTTTACGCAAATGCACGGACCTGTCCATGGGGGCTCTTTTACCGAAATGGTCATGAGCCTGAATGTCGAGTCGTTTCTCGAAATGGCGTCGCGGTCGCTGCGGATGGCGGGCATTCTGGACGTGCCGTGGGTCGTCTTCCATCCGAGCCCACTGTCACTCCGAGGGGAAGAATCGCACCGGGAAGTTCTCGAATACAACGTCGAATTTTATCGCAAACTGCTTCCCGTTATGGAAGAGACAAGCGTCGGGATCGCGCTGGAGAACATTTTCGACCGGACCGGCGGCGAAACGGGGCTCTACCGCAGAATCTATTGCGCGATCCCCGAACAGCTGGCGGAGCTGCTAACAAAGCTCGATCATCCGCTATTCGGCGCGTGCTGGGATACGGGTCACGGCCACCGGCAGGGTCTGCGTCAGGCACCTTCGATCCGCATGCTGGGCAAATGGCTGAAGACGCTGCACATCCAGGACAACAACGGCATCTACGACCAGCATTTGCTGCCGTACCAGGGCACGATCGATTGGAAGGAAGTCGTGTCCACGCTGCGTGAAGTCGGCTACCCGGGCGACTTCACGTATGAAGCGCACAATTCGGTGCGGACACTGCCGGACGGTATGCGTGACGCGGCGCTGCAATACGCATACACGACAGCAAAATTCGTGTTGCAGAACGGCTAATATAGCCGACATATGGACAAAGCCCCGGGTTTTTCTCGGGGCTTTCATTTTGGGGAGATGAGGTGAAGCCTATGAAATTCCATTCGTTAAGGATGATACTTGGTTTATTTCTGATCTTTGGCTTATTAGCGCAGTCCGCATGCGTATCTTCTTCGACCGAATCGGAAACAGACGGTATATTGAATGTGCATATGCTGTCGCATGACGACGGGCGAAATGATTCGTTTATTTTCGAGCTCCCGAACGGCGAAGTCATGGTCGTAGACAATCAGAATGGCGAAGCATTGGCGGCTAAACTCGGCGACCTGGGCATCGATTCGATCCAGTATCTGGTCGGGTCCCACCAGCATGTCGATCATATAGGAGGTTTCTTCGATTTCCTCTATACCGGGTTTCCGGTCGACAACACGAAAGTTTATTATCCCCATGGGGCCATCAATCGAACCAACTCCGAATACGCCAATTTGGAGAACGCCGCCAAGAACCGCAGCTTGACCATCGAGTACCTCGCGGAAGACGATTATATCATGAACACGAACTACAATGATAAACCCCTGATCGTCAAGGTGATCGGACCCCTTACCAAGAGAATCGACGGGGGCAGAGACGATTATACGAACGTCAATGACGCTTCGCTCGTGCTCAAAATCACGTACGGGACGAAATCCATTCTGATGATGGGCGACGGGAAATCGTTGACCGAATCCGATTTGATAGCGGATCGAAACGACGATTTGGACGGGATTCAGGTTCTGAAAATCGGCCACCACGGGATCAAGGACGTCGAACAGTGGGCCGCCAGCGGGAAGTTCCTGGATCGGCTCGGCGTTTCGAAGGTTTTGATCGCTAACGGTACGCATGACATTGCCGTCACGATCGTCAATACGTTGCAAGAGCGGAAGATTCCCTATTGGACGACGGGGCATTACGGCGTCAAGGGACCCGATGTGAAGCTTTCGACCGATGGCACGAACGACTGGACGACCGAATCGGAACCTTATTGGAAGCCCGGAGATGTGGGGACGACCTATTATTTTATCGAGCACGAAGGAGATAAGAGGAATACGAACGGCCTGCGCCGGTTGTACAACGACACGCCGATCGGCAGAGACGTGGCACTTAGCGACTCGCAGTGGGGCGGCTATCATATCCGGTGGCAGCTGATCGATGCAGGCGACGGGTATTATTACATCCAGAACATGAAATTTGGGACGAGATTGTATGCAACAGCGGACGGGTCCGACGTTTATCAAGCGCCAGGCACCGAGACGAGCGACAACGTCAAATGGAAATTGGCCGATAAGGATACGACGTGGAAGTTTATCGAAAATAAAGCCGTCCAGGGCCGGCTGCACGCGCAATCGGATGAAGAATGGCTCGTTAGATTGATAGGCACCGCTGATACCGACACGAATATTCAGTGGAAGCTCGTCCCCATTCCGTTAGGATCCTGAGCTCTCTTGCGAGGGAAGGCCATGTTACCCTTTCGGGATTTGCCGGTACTGCTATTCAAGGGAGCAATGGATTTGATTTTACTCAGCCATGTACTTTATCGATAACTGGTAATTAGGCGTCCACTCATGCGGGTGAACGCTTTTTTTTAGCAGGGTGGAGGAGATTGGTGATCATTCTAGATGAAGGAATCTATATTAGGCGATGGTTGTAGTGTGATTGCCTCCCAGCTGCGATTAAGCTTCCTCGGTACGATTCAATTTTCTTACCGTACGAAACCTGGATAAGCTTATTCGGGTTTAGGTAGTCGACTGCAGATTTTCAGAATGATAAGGAACCGGGAAACTAAGATAAAAGCGTTCCAAGTCCGCTTTAAGTTTGATAAACATTACATCATTGGACTAACGGAGTACGATAGTGGAATAACTAGGGAGCAAATTGCTGCGGCATTTGCTCCCTAGTTTCATTGAAGTAACGGGGAGTTATTAGTTAAATTGAGATATCCTGAACCGTAGCCGGCTGAATTTTTCTGCAATATACTCCAGAACACGTACCTGAGCTGAATCTTGCCTTTTTGGTTTAGAATGGTAACAGAAGATACGATTTCATGAGGGGGTTGCAGTAGTATGAACAAAACAGACCGTTTGTTAGCCATCGTGCTTGAGTTGCAACGTAAAGAGGTTTTGCGAGCTGAGGATTTGGCAGCTAAATTCGAGATAAGTCTGAGGACCATCTACCGAGATATGCAGGCTCTTAGCGAAGCGGGAGTGCCATTGGTAGGGTCTACCGGCCGGGGATATTCCTTAATGGAGGGGTATTTCCTGCCGCCGATCAGTTTCACAGTGGAAGAAGCTGTGACTTTACTCATAGGGATGGATTTTATTGAACAAAAATTTGACGCCAACTATGGCATCAAGGCCCAAACTTCCCGTGGGAAAATCGAAGTCATCCTGCCAGAGAATGTTCGCAGAGAGGCATGTCGGGTACGTAAGACCATGCGGCTGCTGACTTCTGGTAAAGACGAAACTTACAGACAAGA is drawn from Paenibacillus sp. V4I7 and contains these coding sequences:
- a CDS encoding ABC transporter substrate-binding protein — translated: MKKYGHLMLSVIMLIGVILSGCTKEENSGNAASEPKKDGSAAPPQQVTITMWNRLGKTTFDSVIAGFQQKYPNIMVKLENMPEGGGDVAQFQAAINGNELPDVFVRPTGYTISQLVKLGKVHSLNEVFPANTHGNYTDGTFAEGYGSIGGTVYTFPLYSSLHGALMMYYNKKVLGGLGYTEADIPKSWDEFITFGKELNKKSGGKTYALAFGAATNYLSTFLLNQLSAPITPESGFNYKTGQYNYNTQGYIETMQYLKKAYDQKVLHPATIDADTGKAYSLIKTGEAAFMIGGNWSGDYLSSDDKGGAEPFTAKDWGVVPIPSKNGGPQFQYFEGGSGESLYVSKETKHWPEVKTFLEYLNENMYAEVVKSGQTLPSKKIELVKGAEPRFEQYKKISQMMVEFKRLTPTVYKKNPAATEVMSQYRGYAPKENIGTIFLGYLQGQLKDLEKPLQKLTEDNNNALKRAIGGSGGAVKPEDFIFSDWVPGENYKK
- a CDS encoding TetR/AcrR family transcriptional regulator; the protein is MPKPKTDSRDRLIETASRLFQQQGYQGTGLSQIVEESGAPRGSVYFLFPGGKEELAIEAIKQSTSLVRKQIEIAASNCHTVEEWIRRLASHFIQDLEESDYLRGCPITTVTLESVPDSPALQKVCRQAYESWLEDITGFLVQFNFEKDTAYELSVFLLSAVEGALILCRAKGSTEPLVIAIKFIIEMVKAKQNGILSDFINGE
- a CDS encoding carbohydrate ABC transporter permease, translating into MRTGNTRTKINPQLRRKYIWAYIFILPQLLYFLLASMYPIVMSYVYSFYEWDGLGPLVNFVGFANYAELLRDDMFWNSFYNALIYGVSATALTIVVSFLLALVLNDASMKGRSIYRTLYFLPVVTVSSIIGIIMNNIFGIQGFANQFLQSLGWIDEPIRFWLDPVLAMIMLILVGSWKHIGVVMIYWLAGLQMIPADLYEAAKMDGAGYWKMLMKITLPLLKPVSATILLLTFGGSLHVFDLVKTLTDGGPYHHTETIELFIYQYAFATQFGGARVGYASAAGVYLGLFVLLISLFFGWLGMKAGGDGKKSKLAGRGGEA
- a CDS encoding carbohydrate ABC transporter permease codes for the protein MTSSKTARAIIHFLLIAVGIVWIYPFVWMVSSSLKDNVTFYKAAINPIPEVFMWENYSRAWDVANISQYFVNSVVITLSTVVIVVILSCLTGYALGTVAFPGRTAMIGFIVSLQFIPKGYTIIPLYQLVKFLGIKDSYLGLIFAESSGAHVLFILLFAAFFSRFPKEIEESALIDGAGFVKTFARVAMPNSMPIVATAAIMQFIWTWSSFLTPLVLTITKPGLKTLAVGMLSFTELYGTDWTGMAAGATISLVPVILVFIFMQRYFYEGISGAVKS
- a CDS encoding sugar phosphate isomerase/epimerase — translated: MNISNSLNVFEIHHPIEQQIRRCKEAGFLSLDFNYWDYQEIVAKMTWQEEEAWARNIRAAADAHGVRFTQMHGPVHGGSFTEMVMSLNVESFLEMASRSLRMAGILDVPWVVFHPSPLSLRGEESHREVLEYNVEFYRKLLPVMEETSVGIALENIFDRTGGETGLYRRIYCAIPEQLAELLTKLDHPLFGACWDTGHGHRQGLRQAPSIRMLGKWLKTLHIQDNNGIYDQHLLPYQGTIDWKEVVSTLREVGYPGDFTYEAHNSVRTLPDGMRDAALQYAYTTAKFVLQNG
- a CDS encoding histidine phosphatase family protein, which gives rise to MRIYIIRHADPDYENDTITPRGHLEAKALAQRMLRENIDSIYCSPLQRAQHTMNYTRELIGLPFETQDWLAEIQNWQTLDTKGRPIPAWNVDGEIIRGRMPLLTSDNFHEAEPFSNPAIRQGFAEIRSHSDRFMEEMGFRREGGRYRILKPNERKIAVFCHMGFALAWLAHLLEMPLPLLWSGFWLAPSSVTTILMDTRSEQWAVPRCLGIGDVSHLYDTKLPVSRQGIIANFY
- the araC gene encoding arabinose operon transcriptional regulator AraC; translated protein: MSGKPYYPANFVTPKNRPPGVLATEFYRKEHGYFCHRPKGTRDWLIMYTVSGTGIVESASHAYECKYGDVVLIAPGTPQEFYTAENSIWEKMWCHFTPRPSFYSWLSFTENVGGVLYLRLDESSVRDNVHKAFERLLHHNQSGGPMSEELAVNALEEIILLLSKHQREKEQAVLDPRIQEVVQFLMQNYAQQIQLNDLAQMVCLSPSRLTHLFKEQVGRSITDILQKHRLKQAARLLLSTNKSILDICTEVGFNSPAFFTRKFMSFYGTSPGMYRKQNKLEGMKESSLA